TAAACTGGCCCTTTTGCTTATTGCAACGCGAACTGCGCCTGTTTTACCCGGGCGGAGTCGGTGCCGATAAAGACATTAAACTTGCCTGGTTCAGCATCGTATTTCATCTTCTGATTCCAGAACTTCAGGGCATTAATGTCGATCGGGAAGCTGACGGTCTGGGTCTCGCCCGGCTTGAGGTTGACCTTATCAAAGCCCTTCAGCTCCTTCACCGGCCGGCTCTGGGAGGCGGTAACGTCCTGAATATACATCTGCATTACCGTAGCCCCTTCCCGCTTGCCGGTGTTGGTCACGTCAACGCTGGCGGTGACCGTACCGTCACGCGAGAGCGTCGGGGCGGAGAGCTTAACGTCAGAGACGCTGAAGGTGGTGTAGCTCAGGCCGTAGCCAAACGGATAGAGCGGCCCGTTAGCCTCGTCGAAGTAGCGAGAGGTGTACTTATTGGGGTGCTCGGCGTTGTACGGACGACCGGTATTCAGGTGGCTATAGTAGACCGGGATCTGCCCTACCGAACGCGGGAAGGAGATCGGCAGCTTGCCGGACGGGTTGTAGTCGCCAAACAGCACGTCGGCTACGGCGTTGCCGCCCTCGGTACCGGCGAACCAGGTTTCCAGAATGGCGTCCGCCTGCTGGTCCTGCTTGACCATGGCCAGCGGACGGCCGTTCATCAGCACCAGCACCAGCGGCTTGCCGGTGGCTTTCAGAGCGGCGATCAGATCCTGCTGGCTCTGAGGAATAGTGATGTCGGTCCGGCTGGAGGCCTCGTGCGCCATGCCCTGAGACTCGCCCACTACGGCGACCACCACGTCAGCGTCATTCGCTGCCTTGACCGCTTCGTCAATCATTGCCTGCGGTGTGCGCTCGTCAACCTGAATAGCTGGCTCATACTGATTAAGGAACGTAATAATATCTTTGTCGTTGGTGACGTTTGCGCCTTTCGCAAAGATGACTTTCCCTTCGCTGCCGACGGCATTTTTGATCCCGGTCAGAACGGTCACGGACTGGTCACTCACCCCAGCGGCAGACCAGCTGCCCATCACGTCACGCTTGCTGTCGGCCAGCGGCCCCACCACGGCAACGGTGGCCGATTTTTTCAGCGGCAGCGTCTCCAGGCGGTTTTTCAGCAGCACCATGCTTTCGCGCGCCACTTCCCGCGCCTCTTTGCGGTGCAGGCGGCTTTCAGCGTTGGTATCCTGGGGATCGCTCTCTTTTGGGCCAAGGTGGCTATAGGGATCGTTGAACAGCCCCATATCGTATTTGACGTTCAGCACGTGGCGCGTGGCGTCATCCAGCTCGTCCATGGTGACTTTGCCGCTCTTGATCAGCCCCGGCAGGTACTTGCTGTAGTACTCATCGGCCATGCTCATGTCGACGCCGGACTTGATCGCCACACGCACCGCATCCTCTGGATCCGCTGCCGTACCGTGTTTGATCAGCTCTTTAATCGCCCCGTGGTCGGAGATAGTGATGCCTTTAAATTTCCAGTCACCGCGCAGGAGATCCTTCAGCAGCCACGAATCAGAGGAGGCCGGGGTGCCGTTGAGCGAGTTCAGGGCAATCATTACCCCGCCGCTGCCGGCGTCCAGCGCCGCTTTATAGGGCGGCATGTAGTCGTTAAACAGGCGCTGCGGGCTCATGTCGACGGTGTTGTACTCTTTCCCGCCCTCCACGGCACCGTAGGCGGCGAAGTGTTTCACGCTGGTCATCACCGAGTAGCGATCCGCCGGGCTTTTGCCCTGCATCGCTTCGACCATGGTTTTACCCATCATCGCAGTAAGGTAGGTATCCTCCCCAAAGCCCTCGGAGCCACGGCCCCAGCGCGGATCGCGCGTGACGTCGACCATCGGAGCCCAGGTCATGTTCAGACCGTCATCCGCCGCTTCATAGGCGGAGATGCGGCCGACGGTTTTGACCGCGTCCAGATCGAAGGAGGAGGCCAGGCCAAGGCTAATTGGGAAAACGGTACGCTGACCGTGCACCACGTCGAAGGCGAAGAAGAGAGGGATCTTCAGGCGGCTAAGCTGCATCGCCTGATCCTGCATCGCACGGATATCCTGGCGGGTCACGGTGTTAAAAATCGCCCCCACCTGGCTGGCTTTGATCATATCGCGGATCGCCTCTTTCGGGTTATCCGGTCCAACGCTGATCAGGCGTAGCTGGCCAATTTTTTCGTCGACCGTCATCTTTTTGAGTAAATCCGTGACGTATGCATCCCGCGCCTGCGGCGTCAGGGGATGGTTAGCGGACGTATCCTCTGCCAACGCGGGTTGCAGCGCCAGCCCTACGGCGACACCTACTGAACATAGCCATTTCATGTCGTTCACTCTCTTGTATTAACAGCCGACTCAGCGGCCTGACCGTGCAAAAAATGCAGTGTGCCATAATCGTAGCGCGCCTTGCAGGGTTATTCTCTTATTTTTCTGGCAATTAGTCCGCCGGGATAGATTTTCCCGCGCTATGCTTTATCAGATGATTCTGGCCTTGCCACAAGGAGTGGAAAATGTCTTCTGTGCCCCTACAAAATAACCCCCTCTTTCTCAGCGAACTTGCCCGACTGGTGGGCCATGCGCAGCTGCTTACCGATCCGGCCAAGACCGCCCGCTACCGCAAAGGCTTCCGCTCCGGCGAGGGGAAGGCGCTGGCGGTGGTGTTCCCCGAGACGCTGCTGCAGCTCTGGCACGTGCTCAATCTCTGCGTGCGTAACGATAAGATCATTTTGATGCAGGCGGCGAATACCGGCCTTACCGAAGGGTCGACGCCAAGCGGCAACGACTACGATCGCGACATCGTGATTATCAGCACCCTGCGCCTCGATCGGCTCCAGCTGATCGATGAGGGCAAGCAGGTGCTGGCCTGGCCTGGCACTACCCTCTACTCCCTGGAAAAAGCGCTGAAGCCGCTGGGCCGGGAGCCGCACTCGGTGATTGGCTCCTCGTGCATCGGGGCGTCGGTGATCGGTGGAGTATGCAACAACTCTGGCGGCTCGCTGGTGCAGCGCGGTCCGGCCTACACCGAGATGTCGCTTTTTGCCCGCATTGACGAGCAGGGCCAGCTGCGGCTGGTGAACCATCTGGGGATTGACCTCGGCGAGACGCCGGAGCAGATCCTCAGCAAGCTCGACGATCAGCGCGTTACCGATGCTGACGTGCGTCACGATGGCCGCCATGCCCATGACAGCGATTACGTAGAGCGAGTGCGTGATATCGAGGCCGATACCCCTGCGCGCTACAATGCCGATCCGGATCGTCTGTTTGAATCCTCCGGCTGCGCGGGCAAGCTGGCGGTCTTCGCCGTGCGCCTCGATACCTTTGCCGCCGCCAAGCGCCAGCAGGTGTTCTATATCGGCACCAACCAGCCGGCGGTGCTGACGGAGATCCGCCGCCATATGCTGGCGAACTTTACTAACCTGCCGGTAGCGGCAGAGTATATGCATCGGGATATCTACGATATTGCCGAGCGCTACGGCAAAGATACCTTCCTGATGATCGACAAGCTCGGTACCGATAAGATGCCGCTGCTCTTCACCCTGAAGGGGCGCGCCGACGCCATGCTGGAGAAGGTGACGCTGTTTAAGCCCCACTTCACCGATCGCCTGATGCAGCGCGTAGGCAGCCTCTTCCCAGGACACCTGCCGCCGCGCATGAAAAGCTGGCGCAACAAGTATGAGCACCACCTGCTGTTGAAAATGGCCGGGGACGGTATCGCCGAAGCGCAGAGCTGGTTGAAAGAGTACTTTACCGAGGCCGAAGGCGGCTTCTTCGCCTGTACCACCGAGGAGGGAAACAAAGCCTTCCTGCACCGCTTCGCCGCGGCGGGGGCCGCTATCCGTTACCAGGCCGTGCATGCCGATGAGGTCGAGGAGATTCTGGCCCTGGATATCGCCCTGCGGCGCAACGACACCGAATGGTTTGAAACGCTGCCGGACGACATTGCCAGCAAACTGACGCATAAGCTTTACTATGGCCACTTTTTCTGTCACGTTTTCCATCAGGACTACATCGTCAAGCGAGGCGTTGATGTCCATGAGCTTAAAGCGCAGATGCTGGCGCTGCTGCACGAGCGTGGCGCGCAGTATCCGGCTGAACATAACGTCGGGCATCTGTATGAGGCGGCTGAGAGCCTGAAACGCAACTATCGCGAGCTCGATCCCACTAACAGCATGAATCCCGGCATTGGCAAAACCAGTAAGCGGAAGTACTGGGGCGAAGGCGCTGACCAGCCCCGGTCGTAAAGGAGTACAGCTCGATGTCTGCTGTTGATGTTTTAGCCATAAACGACGTTGAAGTCCGCGATGCCCGGCCGGACGACGTACACGCTATCTCAGCGATCTACGCCTGGCATGTTCTGCATGGCCGCGCCTCTTTTGAGGAGGTGCCGCCCACCATCGACGAGATGCGTCAGCGGATCGCAAAAATTACCAGCGAGGGTCTGCCCTGGCTGGTGGCGCTCTATCGCGGCATCATCGTCGGTTACTGCTACGCGGGTCCCTACCGCCCGCGCCACGCCTATCGCTATACCCTTGAATGCTCTATCTACATTGAGTCCACCCTGACCGGGCGGCAGATCGGCAGCACGCTGATGCAGGCCTTGCTCGACCGCTGTGAAGAGGGTCCGTGGCGGCAGATGGTGGCGGTTATTGGCGACGGCCATCAAAATGAAGGCTCTCTGCGCCTGCATAAAAGCCACGGCTTTGAGGTGGTGGGACAGCTGCGCAGCGTCGGCTACAAAAAGGGTGACTGGCGGGATACGCTAATCATGCAGCGCCCGCTCAACGATGGAGACTGGACGCTGCCTGAGTAGCTACTGATTTAGCTGATTAATCATTTTGCGCGGTTTGCGCCGCACTGCCGGTGGCATTGATTGCCATCTGGGCTGCCTTCTGGCGCTTATAGCTCAGCGCCGATGCTGGCACAGGCTGCACCTTACCGGTCTCAATCCAGGTCCGCAGACGGCTGGCGTCGGCGAAGTGGGTGTATTTGCCAAAGGCGTCCATCACCACTAGCGCCACCGGTTTGTTATTGATCATCGTCCGCATCACCAGGCAGTGCCCAGCGGCGTTGGTGAAGCCGGTTTTAGTCAGCTGAATATTCCAGTTGTCGCGATAGACCAGGTGGTTGGTATTGCGAAACGGCAGGGTGTAAGCCGGGCTGGCGAAGGTCGCCATCTCCTCCCGGGTGGTGCTGAGCTGGCCGATCAGCGGATACTGCTTGCTGGCAATCAGCAGCCTGGTCAAATCACGCGCGGTAGAGACGTTATGGATCGACAGGCCGGTCGGCTCCACAAAGCGGGTATTCACCATGCCCAGGGATTTTGCCTTCGCATTCATCGCTCGAATAAATGCACCGTAGCCGCCCGGATAGTGGTGGGCTAAGCTCGCCGCGGCGCGGTTCTCTGAGGACATCAGCGCCAGCAGCAGCATGTTCTTACGGCTAATTTCACTGTTCAGACGCACGCGGGAGTAGATGCCACGCATCTCTGGCGTCTGGCTGATATCCACCTTCAAACGCTCGTCCAGCGGCAGATGCGCATCCAGCACCACCATCGCCGTCATCAACTTGGTGATAGAGGCAATCGGCCGCACCAGATCCGGATGGCTGGCGTAGATCACTTTATTGGTTTGCAGGTCGACAATCATCGCGCTGCCGGAGGCGATCTCAGGTTGCGCAGAGGTGGTAGCAGCAGCGGTTTTTGCCAGCGCCTGGGGGGCGACGGGAACGGCCAGCAGCAGGGCAAGGCTTAACAGGGAAACTCGAAATTTCAGCATGGTGAGACTTCTGGTGATTATTCACGCGCGTGATGACGCACACCGCTTTTGCAGGCAGAAAATGGCAAAAGCTGGCCAACGCATGATAGCTGCCATCATGCGTTGTCGCCAGAGAAGATTCTTTGCTGAACGTAACGCACCGTTTGCGCCCGGTTCAGAACAGACGATAGCCGTAACCCCACAACACCACCGTCAGCGCCAGCAGCACCTCCAGCACCAGCACGCCAATCGCCAGCGTCGAGCTGGAGAAGCTCAGCCCCTCCTCCTGATTAATGTTCAGGAAGGTCGGAATGCCGACGTAGAGCAGATAACCGGTATAGAACAGCGCCACGGTGCCTACCAGCGCGCAGAGCCAGACCAGCGGGTAGAGCGCCACCAGGCCGCTCAAGAAGAGCGGCGTTGCGACGTAGCCAGCAAAGACCATGCAGCGGGCCAGCGACGGCCGCTGGGGTATATTGCGCGCCATCCAGTAGATAACCCGCCCCATTACCGCCACGCCGGCCAGCATCAGGCCGTAGAAGAGAATACCGAGTAACAGTGCCGTAGAGAGTGACAGCCTTGAGAAGACACCTTCGCCAAAGTGCCAGCCAAGCTGGGTGGTACCAATAAATGCACAGACAACTGGAATTGCCGCCATCAGTAGAACGTGGTGGGTATAGTGGTGCGAAATCGTTTCGTTTTCGCCTCTGATCACTTTCATTTCACGATCGGGATGGGACAGGAGTCCCCAGACATGGTTCATAACGCCCCCTTGCTGTCAGCCCTGATGATAACGCCTTTAGTATAATGCAAATGCTGATTATTTTTTGTGCAAAGAGGCGCGCTCTGCCGCGATGGTCCGCTGCTCACTCTCTTCAGACGCTATGCTTATACAATCTTTTTAGTCTGGAGGAAGCAGAACTCGCATGGATATCAACAACCTGATTGCGCACTACGGTTACGCCGCGCTGGTGGTAGGCAGCGTGGCAGAAGGTGAAACCATTACCCTGCTCGGCGGCGTGGCAGCGCATCAGGGCCTGCTGCGCTTCTGGTTGGTGGTCGTGGCGGTGGCGCTGGGAGGAATGATTGGCGATCAGCTGCTCTTTCTGCTTGGCCGCCGCCTGGGGGATCGCGTATTGGGTCACTTCTCGCGTCATCAGAAGAAAATCGATCGCGCCCAGCGGCTGATCAAAAAACGGCCGTGGCTCTTCGTGATCGGCACCCGCTTTATGTATGGCTTTCGCATTATCGGCCCGCTGCTGATTGGCTCCAGCGGCCTCTCACCGCGGGTTTTTATTCCGCTCAATATCGTGGGCGCTATCGTCTGGGCGCTGATCTTTACTACCCTCGGCTACGTGGGCGGCGAGGTAGTAGGCCCATGGCTGCATACCCTGGATCAGCACCTGAAGCACTGGATATGGTTGATTGTGGCGGTCGTTGTCGTCTTTATACTGCGGGCGGTGCTTAAACGCTGGCTGGCAAAAGACAAAGAGACGGGAGAGTAATCCCTCCCGCCTGTGGCCTACTGGGGTTTGTACTGCGGGTTGGCCAGCATAAAGCCGCCGTCTACGATAAACGACTGGCCAGTGGTATAAGTGGCATCCTCAGAGCTGAGCCAGCCTACCAGGCTGGCAATCTCCTGGGTGTGGCCTGGCCGGGCCAGCGGAATATTCGGCATAGAGCCCTCTTCCACATCCTCATCCTTCATGTCGTTCATCGGGGTGGCGATGGCTCCCGGCGCTACCGAGTTGACCAGGATTTTGTGCTGCACCAGCTCCATCGCCATCGACTTGGTCAGCCCGCCGAGAGCGTGCTTGGCCGCGGTGTAGGCGCTGGCCTCCGGCAGCGGGGTGTGCTCATGCACGGAGGTAATATTGATAATGCGTCCGCCCTCGCCCTGCTCCACCATCTTTCTGGCCGCGATCTGCGCGCACAGGAACGCGCCATCAACGTCAACGGTAAAGACGGTGCGCCACTCCTCAAACGCCATCTCCAAAAACGGCGCCTTGCTCATCGCCCCGGCGTTGTTGACCAGCACGTCAATGCGGCCAAACCTGTCGATCAGGGTCTGAATAGCCTGCGCCCCCTCGGGCAGATTACTCAGGTCGAGCTGCACGGTTTCGGCCCGGCGGCCAAACGAGGCAACGGCTTCCGCCACCTCTTTCGCCCCCTCGTCATCCGAGTGCCAGGTGATGCCAATGTCGTACCCCTGCTTTGCCAATACCAGCGCGCACTGCTTGCCGATACCTGAATCTGATGCCGTGACGATGGCAACCTTGTTTGTCGTGCCCATAAGAACCTCCGCAAAAAGAAGTGATAGGGGGAGAACGTGAAAAAGCTGAACAGTAAGTATAGAGAGTTCCCGGCTATCGCAAGGACGCGGGCCATTTTCTGCCTCGGCCAGGCAAAACGGCAGATAATTGTCTATGCTTTCAGAGGTATCAGCCAAACGTCACGATAAAAGGACAGGACGATGAAAATTTTACTTTGGGCTATTTTGATTATTTTTCTGATTGGGCTGTTGGTGGTAACCGGCGTGTTTAAGATGATTTTCTAAGATGTTCGCCTGAACATGGCCCCCGCAAGGGGGCAAAATGCGTTAACCGACCCCACTATACTATTATCGCGATTAACCCTGATGATACCCCCCACCTAGCGTGGAGGTAAGTTGCAACGTGGCGTCCAGCCATTGGCCGTGCAGGGTGATGCCGTTAATCTGCTCCTGGAGCAGCGGCAGGCGGCTCTGGCTAACCCGCATCCCGGGAATGATCCCTACCTTAAAGCGCGCTTCGGCTAACGCGACAATGCGTCCCGTATCCTGCTCAATCTGCTGCTGGCGTTGATTCTCATCCGCCAGCGTTTCGACCTGTACCGCCGCTTTCTCGACCTCGTTGACCGCATCCACGACCGCCTTGTTATAGTTGGCGATAGAGAGGTTATGCTCCTCTTCGGCAATGTTAAGGCTGGCGTTAAGCCGCCCGCTGTCAAAGACAGGCAGCGTCAGCCCGCCGGTGACGCCCATCTGCTGGGCTGAGTGGCGAAAGAGATCGCTCAGGTGCAGGGCATCCTGCTGGAGAAACGCCATTAGGTTAAGATCCGGGTAGAAAGCGGCTTTTGCCGCCTCTACGCTGCTGAGAGAGGACTCAATGTACCAGTGCGCCGCCTGCAGATCCGGACGACGAGCCAGCAGATCGTAGCCGAGCTGCGCAGGCATTTTACCTTCAACCTTCGGCAACCTGACCGGCTGCAGATGCAGCGTGGCGGCGCTGCTGTCCGTCAGCGCGATCAGGCGGGCTTCAATCACCCGCATTTTACCCTGGGCCTCGCTCTGCTGCTGGCGCGTTTTCTCTTCGTCAATGCTGCTTTTCGCGTCCGCCACCGAGGAGGTAATGCCCGCCTGATGAAGCTGGCGGTCGGCGGCAACAATCGTCTGCTGGTTACGTTCGATCTCGTCCAGCACCTGACTGATGGCGGCCTCGGTCTGCCACTGCCAGTAGAGGCGTGCCACGCTGGTCGCCAGCAGCTGACGCGTCTGCTGACGCTCCGCTTCATGGGCGCGCACGTTACCAATGCGGGCGGCTACCTCATCACGGTTTTTCCCCCACAGATCCAGATCCCAACCGGCAGTGAGGCCGAAGGTGCCGTTGGTATACCAGGGTCCGGTGGTTCCGGCAGCGGGATCGGTTATGGCAAAGGGTCCCATTAGCCCCTCGGCAGACATGCGCTGCCGCTCGACGTCGGCGGAAAAATCAACCTCCGGACCACCGTTGGCGGCGACGCGCTGCGCCTGCGCTTCGGCAAGGTGAATACGCTGCTCTGCCACCTGCATATCCGGCGCATGCGCCAGGGCGCGCTCAATCAGGGCGTTAAGCTGCGGATCGTGATACGCCTGCCACCATTGGCTCTGCGGCCAGCCAGCGGCCAGCGCCGGAGGTAAGCGAGGGGTAGCCGCCGCTGCCGGGGCCTGCTCTTTCAGGGGGACGACGCTGTCATGCATCGGCGCACATCCGCTAAGAAGGGATACCAGCGGGAAGCACGCCGTAGCGGCGAGAATAAAAGGACGCCTCATAGATACGCTCTGCTAAACCAGGGCGTTGCAGAGTACACATACTTTTATGCCGTTTTTTAGGTAAGCGTGGCAAAACACAGCCGGTCATAAAAAAACACAGCTGGAAAAATATTCACCTTATCAATGATATAAATAAAACTATTCTTCCCGAATATATTTAGCCGCAGCCTCGATGGCGGAGGCAATCGCCGCCGACTGCTTCAGGGTACGGATCTCGCTGAACAGGCCATCGGCTTCGGCATACTCTTTGCGTAAATAACCCAGCCACTGTTTGATACGCGCTACGTGGTACATCCCCGTATCGCCCTGCTTCTCAAGCTGGCTGTACTGCTGGAGCAGGCCGACTACCTCCGGCCAGGGCATGCGCGGTGCGTTATCTTTGATCACCCGGCTGAGGTTAGGCACGTTCAGCGCGCCGCGGCCAATCATCACCGCATCGCAGCCGGTCACCGCCATGCAATCCTGCGCGCTCTGCCAGTCCCAGATCTCACCGTTCGCAATCACCGGGATGGTCAGCCGCTTACGGATTTCGCCAATCGCCTGCCAGTTGATGCGTTCCGCTTTATAGCCATCCTCTTTCGTGCGGCCGTGGACCACCAGCTCGGTCGCTCCCGCCTGCTGCACCGCATCGGCGATCTCAAACTGGCGTGCGCCGCTGTCCCAGCCGAGGCGTATCTTAACGGTAACAGGCAGCGAGGCGGGCACGGCTTCGCGCATCGCTTTTGCACCGAGGTAGATCAGCTCGGGATCTTTGAGCAGCGTCGCCCCGCCGCCGCTGCCGTTCACCAGTTTTGACGGGCAGCCGCAGTTGAGATCGACCCCGTACGAGCCGAGCTCTACGGCGCGCGCGGCGTTCTCCGCCAGCCATTGCGGATACTGACCCAGCAGCTGGATCCGCACCGGGGTGCCGTTCAGCGTCCGGCTCTGGCGATGCAGTTCGGGGCAGATCTTATAGAACGATTTTACCGGCAGCAGCTGATCGACCACGCGTAAAAATTCGGTCATACAGAGATCGTAATCATTTACCCCGGTCAGCAGCTCGCGCACCAGCGAATCGAGCACGCCTTCCATCGGTGCCAGTAATACACGCATAACGTTACCCGTCAGAAAAGAGGCGCGTATGGTAGCGCCTCTGGCCCATGGGTGAAAGGGGCTTTATCGCCCGGTTTACGCCTAATCTTGTGTGAATGCCTGACGTTCCATTTAGGAATATTTGGTATGCTCACAATTCATGATGTGATCGATAGCACAGTTATCGAATCAATTGTATGATGAATGCGTTTCATCAGAGGCTTGAACCATGTCCAAATCATTGACCGTTGTCTGGCAGTATCTTCGCGCTTTTGTGCTGATTTATGCCTGCCTGTATGCCGGAATCGCTATCTCTTCCCTGCTGCCCATTACCATTCCCGGCAGCATTATCGGCATGCTGATCATGTTCTTTCTGCTGGCGCTGCAAATCCTGCCGGCAAAATGGGTTAACCCCGGCTGCTACGTGCTGATCCGCTATATGGCGCTGCTGTTTGTACCCATCGGCGTGGGCGTGATGCAGTACTACGACGTGCTGCGGGCGCAGTTCGGGCCGGTGGTGGTCTCCTGCGCGATCAGCACGCTTGTTGTCTTCCTTGTCGTGAGCTGGAGCTCGCACCTGGTGCACGGCGAGCGCAAGGTGGGTGAGAAAGGAGCAAAATCGTGATGGAAAATATCTGGTGGTCGCTGCCGCTGACGCTGGCGGTCTTCTTTGCAGCCCGCAAGCTGGCGGCGCGTTTTAAGATGCCCCTGCTCAATCCGCTGCTGGTGGCGATGGTGGTGCTGATCCCCTTCCTGCTGCTGACCGGCATCCCCTATGAGCGCTACTTCGCCGGCAGCAAAATCCTAAACGATCTGCTCCAGCCCGCCGTAGTGGCGCTGGCCTACCCGCTGTATGAGCAGCTGCATCAGATCCGCGCTCGTTGGAAATCGATTATCTCCATCTGCTTTATCGGCAGCGTGGTCGCAATGGTCACCGGCACCACCGTTGCCCTGCTGATGGGCGCCTCACCGGAGATCGCCGCCTCGATCCTGCCAAAATCGGTTACCACACCGATTGCCATGGCGGTTGGGGGCAGCATCGGTGGGATTCCGGCCATTAGCGCGGTCTGCGTGATCTTTGTAGGCATCCTTGGGGCGGTATTTGGCCATACCCTGCTGAACCTGATGCGTATTCGTACCAAAGCGGCCCGAGGTCTGGCAATGGGTACCGCCTCCCACGCCCTGGGCACAGCACGCTGTG
Above is a genomic segment from Enterobacter sp. C2 containing:
- a CDS encoding SDR family oxidoreductase encodes the protein MGTTNKVAIVTASDSGIGKQCALVLAKQGYDIGITWHSDDEGAKEVAEAVASFGRRAETVQLDLSNLPEGAQAIQTLIDRFGRIDVLVNNAGAMSKAPFLEMAFEEWRTVFTVDVDGAFLCAQIAARKMVEQGEGGRIINITSVHEHTPLPEASAYTAAKHALGGLTKSMAMELVQHKILVNSVAPGAIATPMNDMKDEDVEEGSMPNIPLARPGHTQEIASLVGWLSSEDATYTTGQSFIVDGGFMLANPQYKPQ
- the dld gene encoding D-lactate dehydrogenase — translated: MSSVPLQNNPLFLSELARLVGHAQLLTDPAKTARYRKGFRSGEGKALAVVFPETLLQLWHVLNLCVRNDKIILMQAANTGLTEGSTPSGNDYDRDIVIISTLRLDRLQLIDEGKQVLAWPGTTLYSLEKALKPLGREPHSVIGSSCIGASVIGGVCNNSGGSLVQRGPAYTEMSLFARIDEQGQLRLVNHLGIDLGETPEQILSKLDDQRVTDADVRHDGRHAHDSDYVERVRDIEADTPARYNADPDRLFESSGCAGKLAVFAVRLDTFAAAKRQQVFYIGTNQPAVLTEIRRHMLANFTNLPVAAEYMHRDIYDIAERYGKDTFLMIDKLGTDKMPLLFTLKGRADAMLEKVTLFKPHFTDRLMQRVGSLFPGHLPPRMKSWRNKYEHHLLLKMAGDGIAEAQSWLKEYFTEAEGGFFACTTEEGNKAFLHRFAAAGAAIRYQAVHADEVEEILALDIALRRNDTEWFETLPDDIASKLTHKLYYGHFFCHVFHQDYIVKRGVDVHELKAQMLALLHERGAQYPAEHNVGHLYEAAESLKRNYRELDPTNSMNPGIGKTSKRKYWGEGADQPRS
- the mdtQ gene encoding multidrug resistance outer membrane protein MdtQ, whose translation is MRRPFILAATACFPLVSLLSGCAPMHDSVVPLKEQAPAAAATPRLPPALAAGWPQSQWWQAYHDPQLNALIERALAHAPDMQVAEQRIHLAEAQAQRVAANGGPEVDFSADVERQRMSAEGLMGPFAITDPAAGTTGPWYTNGTFGLTAGWDLDLWGKNRDEVAARIGNVRAHEAERQQTRQLLATSVARLYWQWQTEAAISQVLDEIERNQQTIVAADRQLHQAGITSSVADAKSSIDEEKTRQQQSEAQGKMRVIEARLIALTDSSAATLHLQPVRLPKVEGKMPAQLGYDLLARRPDLQAAHWYIESSLSSVEAAKAAFYPDLNLMAFLQQDALHLSDLFRHSAQQMGVTGGLTLPVFDSGRLNASLNIAEEEHNLSIANYNKAVVDAVNEVEKAAVQVETLADENQRQQQIEQDTGRIVALAEARFKVGIIPGMRVSQSRLPLLQEQINGITLHGQWLDATLQLTSTLGGGYHQG
- a CDS encoding Yip1 family protein, with amino-acid sequence MNHVWGLLSHPDREMKVIRGENETISHHYTHHVLLMAAIPVVCAFIGTTQLGWHFGEGVFSRLSLSTALLLGILFYGLMLAGVAVMGRVIYWMARNIPQRPSLARCMVFAGYVATPLFLSGLVALYPLVWLCALVGTVALFYTGYLLYVGIPTFLNINQEEGLSFSSSTLAIGVLVLEVLLALTVVLWGYGYRLF
- a CDS encoding DedA family protein codes for the protein MDINNLIAHYGYAALVVGSVAEGETITLLGGVAAHQGLLRFWLVVVAVALGGMIGDQLLFLLGRRLGDRVLGHFSRHQKKIDRAQRLIKKRPWLFVIGTRFMYGFRIIGPLLIGSSGLSPRVFIPLNIVGAIVWALIFTTLGYVGGEVVGPWLHTLDQHLKHWIWLIVAVVVVFILRAVLKRWLAKDKETGE
- the dusC gene encoding tRNA dihydrouridine(16) synthase DusC, producing the protein MRVLLAPMEGVLDSLVRELLTGVNDYDLCMTEFLRVVDQLLPVKSFYKICPELHRQSRTLNGTPVRIQLLGQYPQWLAENAARAVELGSYGVDLNCGCPSKLVNGSGGGATLLKDPELIYLGAKAMREAVPASLPVTVKIRLGWDSGARQFEIADAVQQAGATELVVHGRTKEDGYKAERINWQAIGEIRKRLTIPVIANGEIWDWQSAQDCMAVTGCDAVMIGRGALNVPNLSRVIKDNAPRMPWPEVVGLLQQYSQLEKQGDTGMYHVARIKQWLGYLRKEYAEADGLFSEIRTLKQSAAIASAIEAAAKYIREE
- the pbpG gene encoding D-alanyl-D-alanine endopeptidase, whose amino-acid sequence is MLKFRVSLLSLALLLAVPVAPQALAKTAAATTSAQPEIASGSAMIVDLQTNKVIYASHPDLVRPIASITKLMTAMVVLDAHLPLDERLKVDISQTPEMRGIYSRVRLNSEISRKNMLLLALMSSENRAAASLAHHYPGGYGAFIRAMNAKAKSLGMVNTRFVEPTGLSIHNVSTARDLTRLLIASKQYPLIGQLSTTREEMATFASPAYTLPFRNTNHLVYRDNWNIQLTKTGFTNAAGHCLVMRTMINNKPVALVVMDAFGKYTHFADASRLRTWIETGKVQPVPASALSYKRQKAAQMAINATGSAAQTAQND
- the bglX gene encoding beta-glucosidase BglX; the encoded protein is MKWLCSVGVAVGLALQPALAEDTSANHPLTPQARDAYVTDLLKKMTVDEKIGQLRLISVGPDNPKEAIRDMIKASQVGAIFNTVTRQDIRAMQDQAMQLSRLKIPLFFAFDVVHGQRTVFPISLGLASSFDLDAVKTVGRISAYEAADDGLNMTWAPMVDVTRDPRWGRGSEGFGEDTYLTAMMGKTMVEAMQGKSPADRYSVMTSVKHFAAYGAVEGGKEYNTVDMSPQRLFNDYMPPYKAALDAGSGGVMIALNSLNGTPASSDSWLLKDLLRGDWKFKGITISDHGAIKELIKHGTAADPEDAVRVAIKSGVDMSMADEYYSKYLPGLIKSGKVTMDELDDATRHVLNVKYDMGLFNDPYSHLGPKESDPQDTNAESRLHRKEAREVARESMVLLKNRLETLPLKKSATVAVVGPLADSKRDVMGSWSAAGVSDQSVTVLTGIKNAVGSEGKVIFAKGANVTNDKDIITFLNQYEPAIQVDERTPQAMIDEAVKAANDADVVVAVVGESQGMAHEASSRTDITIPQSQQDLIAALKATGKPLVLVLMNGRPLAMVKQDQQADAILETWFAGTEGGNAVADVLFGDYNPSGKLPISFPRSVGQIPVYYSHLNTGRPYNAEHPNKYTSRYFDEANGPLYPFGYGLSYTTFSVSDVKLSAPTLSRDGTVTASVDVTNTGKREGATVMQMYIQDVTASQSRPVKELKGFDKVNLKPGETQTVSFPIDINALKFWNQKMKYDAEPGKFNVFIGTDSARVKQAQFALQ
- a CDS encoding GNAT family N-acetyltransferase; protein product: MSAVDVLAINDVEVRDARPDDVHAISAIYAWHVLHGRASFEEVPPTIDEMRQRIAKITSEGLPWLVALYRGIIVGYCYAGPYRPRHAYRYTLECSIYIESTLTGRQIGSTLMQALLDRCEEGPWRQMVAVIGDGHQNEGSLRLHKSHGFEVVGQLRSVGYKKGDWRDTLIMQRPLNDGDWTLPE
- the yohP gene encoding small membrane protein YohP, which produces MKILLWAILIIFLIGLLVVTGVFKMIF